TTTCATTATAGTTCAGACTTATGAAAGTATACATCAGCGGAAAGATAGGTGAGGAGGTGCTCAGCGAAGCCACCCGCCAGAAGTTTGCCGAGGCGGAGCAGATGCTGAAGGCAAAGGGCTATGAGACGTTCAACCCGACCACGAGCGGTCTGGGAGGTTATGCAGAATACAATGTGAAGAACGCGATGTACAAGACATCGTTCTATCAGGAGATCCTGCTGTGCGACCTGGTGCAGCTGGCACAGTGCGATGCCATTTATATGCTGGCCGACTGGTCAGAGTCGAACGGTGCCAACGTTGAGTTGGACTTTGCCGTTGCCACAGGCAAGCAGCGGTTCTGGGAAGGCGAAGAGGACGCCAAGGTGTTCTGCGACGATGCCGGGAATTACACCGATGTATGGATGCCAATTGAGAGAGAGCCATGAAAGCAGAAGTT
The sequence above is a segment of the Prevotella sp. E9-3 genome. Coding sequences within it:
- a CDS encoding DUF4406 domain-containing protein, which translates into the protein MKVYISGKIGEEVLSEATRQKFAEAEQMLKAKGYETFNPTTSGLGGYAEYNVKNAMYKTSFYQEILLCDLVQLAQCDAIYMLADWSESNGANVELDFAVATGKQRFWEGEEDAKVFCDDAGNYTDVWMPIEREP